From the Synechococcus sp. HK01-R genome, one window contains:
- a CDS encoding tRNA (5-methylaminomethyl-2-thiouridine)(34)-methyltransferase MnmD yields MSDCAAEDCPLGHLTALETADGSLSLHSDHFQEAFHSSVGALEEARAKFAQPAELQRFLAGSTLRVLDVCVGLGYNSAALMSELEERQGPMAPEEAPRLDWWGLELDRRPLAMALAHAPFLKLWPEPVRHRLEALQRNGGWQDRTSAGTVLWGDARQTLKQLPSGSGFDLILHDAFSPSRCPELWSEEFLRGLAERLAPGGRLLTYSRAAAVRGSLGRAGLELRSLLPAPGQRKEWSSGTLASRPNPRDPLPDYGPGWQPLTTMEQEHLQTRAAIPYRDPWGADRAASIQQRRQDEQGRCTLESTSRWQRRWIHRVASMG; encoded by the coding sequence TTGAGCGACTGCGCTGCTGAGGACTGCCCCCTCGGCCATCTGACAGCCCTGGAAACAGCGGATGGAAGCCTGAGTCTCCACAGTGATCATTTCCAGGAGGCCTTCCACAGCTCTGTGGGAGCTCTCGAGGAGGCGCGGGCAAAATTTGCCCAACCAGCTGAACTACAGCGCTTCCTTGCAGGATCGACGCTGCGGGTGCTGGATGTCTGCGTTGGCCTCGGCTACAACAGCGCCGCCCTGATGTCGGAGCTGGAAGAGCGACAAGGGCCCATGGCGCCGGAAGAAGCACCTCGATTGGATTGGTGGGGGCTGGAGCTGGATCGTCGCCCCCTCGCCATGGCGTTGGCCCACGCACCATTCCTCAAGCTCTGGCCAGAACCTGTACGCCATCGTCTTGAGGCCCTGCAGAGGAACGGTGGCTGGCAAGACCGCACCAGTGCCGGAACAGTCCTCTGGGGCGATGCGCGCCAGACCCTCAAGCAGTTGCCGTCGGGATCCGGCTTTGATCTGATCCTGCACGATGCCTTCTCCCCCAGCCGCTGCCCCGAGCTCTGGAGTGAGGAATTTCTCCGGGGTCTGGCGGAGCGCTTAGCTCCCGGAGGACGCCTGCTCACCTATTCGAGAGCAGCGGCTGTGCGAGGGAGCCTGGGCAGGGCAGGACTGGAGTTGCGCTCGCTGCTGCCGGCTCCAGGCCAACGCAAGGAGTGGAGCTCGGGCACCCTGGCCAGCCGCCCCAACCCCAGAGATCCGTTGCCGGACTACGGGCCCGGCTGGCAACCCCTCACCACCATGGAGCAAGAGCATCTACAAACCCGTGCGGCCATCCCCTATCGGGACCCATGGGGGGCGGATAGGGCCGCATCGATTCAGCAACGTCGACAGGATGAGCAGGGCCGCTGCACGCTGGAGAGCACGAGCCGTTGGCAGCGACGCTGGATCCATCGTGTTGCATCCATGGGCTGA
- the glmU gene encoding bifunctional UDP-N-acetylglucosamine diphosphorylase/glucosamine-1-phosphate N-acetyltransferase GlmU: MLAVAVLAAGKGTRMKSALPKVLQPLAGATLVERVLASAGNLQPERRLLIVGHQAERVEQQLSHLHGLEFVLQQPQNGTGHAVQQLMPALDGFSGELLVLNGDVPLLRAETIDQLVSQHRRSGADVTLLTARLADPTGYGRVFADPEGRVSEIIEHRDCSEEQRQNDLTNAGIYCFNWKALMTVLPQLSTDNDQGELYLTDTVAMLDTAMHLEVSDPDEVNGINNRQQLAQCEALLQQRLRDHWMAEGVTFIDPASCTLSEACSFGQDVVIEPQTHLRGRCQIGDNCRIGPGSLLEDAELGCDVTVLQSVVREAKVGNGVAIGPFAHLRPSAVIGDQCRIGNFVEVKKSELGYGTKVNHLSYIGDSQLGTNVNVGAGTITANYDGVNKHRTIIGDESKTGANSVLVAPVSIGAKVTIGAGSTITKDVPDGALALGRAKQLVKENWAG; encoded by the coding sequence ATGCTCGCCGTTGCCGTTCTGGCCGCTGGAAAAGGCACCCGCATGAAAAGTGCCCTGCCCAAGGTGCTGCAGCCCCTGGCTGGGGCCACCCTGGTGGAGCGGGTCTTGGCCAGCGCTGGCAACCTGCAGCCGGAGCGCCGTCTGCTGATCGTTGGCCACCAAGCCGAGCGGGTCGAGCAGCAGCTCAGTCATCTCCATGGTCTGGAGTTTGTGCTGCAGCAACCCCAGAACGGCACAGGCCATGCCGTGCAGCAGCTGATGCCGGCCCTGGATGGATTCAGCGGAGAGCTGCTCGTGCTGAATGGAGATGTGCCTCTGCTGCGAGCGGAGACGATCGACCAGCTGGTGAGCCAGCACCGCCGCAGCGGCGCCGATGTCACGCTCCTCACGGCCCGGCTTGCCGATCCCACCGGCTATGGAAGGGTGTTTGCCGATCCAGAAGGCCGAGTGAGCGAAATCATTGAGCATCGCGACTGCAGCGAGGAACAGCGACAGAACGACTTAACCAACGCAGGCATCTACTGCTTCAACTGGAAGGCGTTGATGACGGTGCTGCCGCAGCTGAGCACCGACAACGACCAGGGGGAGCTCTATCTGACCGACACCGTGGCGATGCTCGATACAGCCATGCACCTCGAGGTGTCAGACCCCGACGAGGTGAACGGCATCAACAACCGCCAACAGCTGGCGCAATGTGAAGCGTTGCTGCAACAGCGCCTCCGCGACCATTGGATGGCGGAAGGGGTGACCTTCATCGATCCGGCCAGCTGCACCCTGAGCGAAGCCTGCAGCTTCGGCCAGGATGTGGTGATCGAACCCCAGACTCACCTGCGCGGCCGCTGCCAGATCGGGGACAACTGTCGGATCGGTCCCGGAAGCCTGCTCGAGGATGCCGAACTGGGCTGCGATGTGACCGTGCTCCAGTCCGTGGTTCGAGAGGCCAAGGTCGGCAATGGCGTCGCCATTGGCCCCTTCGCGCACCTACGACCATCTGCGGTCATCGGTGATCAGTGCAGGATCGGCAACTTTGTGGAGGTCAAGAAAAGCGAGCTGGGCTACGGCACCAAGGTGAATCACCTCAGCTACATCGGCGATTCCCAGCTAGGAACCAACGTCAATGTGGGCGCCGGCACCATCACCGCCAACTACGACGGTGTGAATAAACACCGCACCATCATTGGTGACGAAAGCAAGACAGGGGCCAATTCGGTGCTGGTGGCACCGGTCTCAATCGGCGCCAAGGTCACCATCGGTGCCGGCTCAACGATCACCAAGGATGTTCCCGATGGCGCCCTGGCCCTGGGGCGGGCCAAACAGCTCGTGAAGGAGAACTGGGCTGGTTAA